The Culex quinquefasciatus strain JHB chromosome 2, VPISU_Cqui_1.0_pri_paternal, whole genome shotgun sequence genome contains the following window.
tctgtattttgataTAGGATATTCTGATCGATgacgtgtcttcggcaaagttgtaaataaTAATTAGGGCTActcagataaaaaaaagttgcactctgtaaaaaattacccatttcattatttcactttttttcacaataagTTGGATTCCCAAAAGTACCAAAATTTTAGATTATTTGTATATGTTTAATGGGACTCAAAGACATCTTTTGAACCATAGTGCATGATGGTGGAAAATCTGGTTCCAGagatgggaccatccataaaccacgtagataCTTGTTGGGAAGATCTgacacgcaaaaaaaatcgtcacaagtcattttttcacataaaatttcattgggAATCGATTGCGCATTAGGGtgtccagaatatgggacttttttcaaaacctcgctccacaagctgaatattgtctttgagctattttaggactctgagcCAAATATGATCAAAATCGGGCAACATGTACCCATTGAACCTCAAAGGTGAAGTTTTggaaataacgaaaaaaaaaaatgcatgaaaaacccAACAGTTGCGtaaaagaatataaaaattgaaataacaaaccTAGGTTTTTGTGCAATCTTTCCGTAGGCtgccaaaaatgaattttctggAATATGGGTTAATTAAGCAATAAATGGCATTTGTGGTGAATGAAGTTATTTTGGCCCgatatattgattttttttacaaaagaaaattgaacttttgatgGCCACATACTTTCTATAATATGCAATTTAACCCTTTacagcccaaattttttttcgatttttttatttttcccgtgttcattttgtcattttgagcaacttttgttctacgaaaaactttacttctcttgttttaggtttttcttgtttcatttttagtattttaatttgcaattatcttgtttagtttatgtttgtttttggtagcatttggcctattctaccacctcctatcataacattttgcctatctaattttttcatgttttcacagtcactttttcaattttttgcttgtttttaacattttctgctataaaattgcaccattatcatttgaattgtaaaaaaatgcgtagaggcatagtctgggacactagaaaaattactgcatacttatttttacttaaaatataggaaatgttagcaaaaaacacagccaaagttgaccactaaaaaaatgtcatttttaaaaacattggcaataaaacaagtcaaatatccaacccaaaaattttctaaaattttaagagttcttctttccaatactttttaaaaatcaaaaattggttgaaaatttgttttttggcgattttttaaggggttacatacatgtaaatcgaaaaaaatgtaagaagtTGGTTTGGGCaaacacttaaactttttttaaatctgttttaaaggcattaaaatatatattttcaactataatcaaaataaatttgaagatatttggttgtatcattgccgagatatagccattttaagttagcagttaaaaaaaaaacggtaactccacactgttttgaccaaattggctcaaaattttggtaaagcctcgtttgtatttttttaaaaagcaaaatttcaaaatcgggcttcgtcatgcacacgggtcTTGCAAGTCTTcatctcaaatttcagccaatttggtccatcccatctcgagatatcgtgacacccgtaaatcaactcggtgttcagagaaaaacgctcacaaagttcgacagttcgctttgcgcatgtcaaaattttgaacgtaaatcgtatcttactcagtttaatcatgaaatatcttcgtgaaactttcaggagtgattgaaaatcatcttttaagtggatttattaaattttctgaaatatgaaattttttgattttctacataatgtcatgtatgtaaccccttaaatcgaagcccgcctaaaggcggggttgggttgtagagggtttaaAAAATGGGAAAGGGGGCAAAATTtgcatttaactttttgtataGTATTTTAAACCATACGCAATCGATTCCTTaggaaattttatgtgaaaaactaactttatttgacgcttttttgttcagcctttttttttgcgtggCAGGCCTAATTCGCGATTTGTACCCTTTTTCGCCCAGGGATCTAAAAAGTCTTAAATAGATGCTAAAAATGGGTGACACAAGTGTGTCCTAATAAAAGGCGATATGGCGGAAACCTTTGGGTTCACTCAGATTTCGAGAGGTTTTTGCCTAAGGAACAatgtttttataaaacaaaaatttcccaaaaaccgtTTAGAACTCGCCATTTGCGATTTACTTTCCAaaccttttgcattgttttataACATCAATTTACAAGCAAACTCTATTGTTTTCATTAATTTGACTACGTGACGTAAGCGCCACGACGAagacatttattttaaattaggcGCCTTTAGTACAACAATATCACATTTTATCCACATTTTGATGGAAATTCCtacttttaatgaaaatattactcaaaatcttgaaaaaaaaatatgtgattttGTTGTACTGTTGTTTGTAAATTGCTGTtataaaacaatgtaaatgtttttgaaactgagcaattctctacgaaatcggtattttttcttcaatttaaatttttgtattttttaatccgactgaaacttttttggtgccttcggtatgcccaaagaagccattttgcatcattagtttgtccatataattttccatacaaatttggcagctgtccatacaaaaatgatgtatgaaaattcaaaaatctgtatcttttgaaggaattttttgatcgatttggtgtcttcggaaaagttgtaggtatggatacggactacactggaaaaaaatgatacacggtaaaagaaatttggtgatttttttatttaactttttatcactaaaccttgatttgcaaaaaaaaacattttcaattttttttttattttttgatatgttttagaggacataaaatgccaacttttcagaaatttccaggttgtgcaaaaaatcattgaccgagttatgaattttttaattaatactgattttaaaaaaaatagaaattttggtcgcaaaaatttttcaactttatttttcgatgtaaaattgaatttgcaatcaaaaagtatatctgtgaaattttgataaagtgcaccgttttcaagttatagccatttttatgtaacttttttcaaaatagtcgcagtttttcatttttttaaattagtgcacacgtttgcccactcttgaaaaaaatatttttgaaaagctgagaaaattctctatattttgcttcttaggactttgtcgatacgaccttaagaggcagtatttgtagattctgctcggtttgttctagaggtcgtatcgaggtgctccgatttggatgaaactttcagcgtttgtttgtctatgcatgagatgaactcatgtcaaatatgagccctctacgacaaagggaagtggggtaaaacgggcattgaagtttgaggtccaaaacacatgaaaaatcttaaaattgctcgcatttccgtaaaatttcatcaattccaactctcttagatgcattcgaatggtctttcgaagcccttcaaaatgtgctatagacatccaggattggttaaactttttctcatagcttttgcaaattactgttaaaaatggatttttttaaaaccttaatatctttttgcaacagcctccaacacccatactctcataggtcaaaagataggtaatttcatggactttaagcctacggtatcaactttttggccaatcgcagttttctcatagttttacgatttttctagaacaaacattttacaacgttagttttgccctgtaggccaagaagacggcactttttggtctcaattttgtcatattcggaatcctcggtcaatttcacgtaagttagaagtattggagttgtaattttgatttaaaaaaaaattaaataaaacatttttgaaaaaagaaatagatcttatttaccctatgatcaatacgtcaaatgctgtatcaagtaggcgaaaacttgttttacccttaatccgacaaaattttaaataatattttaattaattctaaatggcattttttccaatcaaattcaaaattccaacacctcaatctaatgtaaaattttctgaggattccgaatatgacaaaattgagaccaaaaagtgccgctatggcggcctacagggcaaaaactaacgttgtaaaatgtttgttctagacaaatcgtaaaactatgagaaaaactgcgattggccaaaaagctaATACCgtataggcttatagtccatgaaattccctaacttttgatctatgggagtatgggtgttggaggctgttgccaaaagttattaatgctttgaaaaaatcaattttcaacagtaatttgcaaaagctatgagaaaaagtcaaaccaatcctggatgtctatagcacattttgaagggcttcaaaagacctttcgaatgcatctaagagagttggaattgatgaagttttacggaaatgcgagcaatttcaagatttttcatgttttttggacctcaaacttcaatgcccgttttaccccacttccctttgtcgtagagggctcatatttggcataagttcatctcatgtatagacaaacaaaccctgaaagtttcatccaaatcggagcacctcgatacgacctgtttcacatcggtgaaaaactcgctcttaagttgctgagatattgcaatgcataggtttaaaaacaggaaaattgatgttttctaagtctcacccaaacaacccagcattttctatcgtcaatatctcagcaactaatggtccgatttacaatgtcaaaatatgaaacatttgtaaaattttctgatctcttcgaaaacaatattttcaaaattttcaaatcaagactaacattttaaaagggcgtaatattgagtgtttggcccttttgaaatgttagtcatgatttgaaaattttgaaaatattgttttcgaaaagatcggaaaatttcacaaatgtttcatatattaacattgaaaatcggaccattagttgagatattgacgatagaaaatgctgggttgtttgggtgagacttagaaaacatcaattttcctgtttttaaacctatgcattgcaatatctcagcaacttaaggtcgtatcaacaaagtcctaagaagcaaaatatagagaattttctcagcttttcaaaaatatttttttcaaaagtgggcaaacgtgtgcactaattttaaaaaatgaaaaactgcgactattttgaaaaaagttacataaaaatggctataacttgaaaacggtgcactttatcaaaatttcactgaagtactttttgattgcaaattcaattttacatcgaaaaataaagttgaaaaatttttgcgaccaaaatttctatttttttaaaaaatcagtattgattaaaaaattcataactcggtcaatgattttttgcacaacctggaaatttctgaaaagttggcattttatgtcctctaaaacatatcaaaaaataaaaaaaattaaaaatgttttttttttgcaaatcaaggtttagtgataaaaagttaaataaaaaaatcaccaaatttcttttaccgtgtatcatttttttttccagtgtagtccgtatccatacctacaacttttccgaagacaccaaatcgatcaaaaaattccttcaaaagatacagatttttgaattttcatacatcatttttgtatggacagctgccaaatttgtatggaaaattatatggacaaactaatgatgcaaaatggcttctttgggcataccgaaggcaccaaaaaagtttcagtcggattaaaaaatacaaaaaaaatcgaatgaccgaaaccctagagaactgctcaacttaAAAATGCTGGCAGTAGCTGAAACAGTATTTGTCCTTATTTGGGGCTACTAAGCCGATCgcacttttaatttgatttattctTAAAGGTTGCTGTAGGCAGCCTTGCTTAtattacatgaataagttggGTTTTAATattctgcccaccattgaaaaaacgcctaacatccacttttggcaaaaacgagatattagcaccaggtgatgttccaacaaacactaaaacgcgtttttctcggaatacttgatttggcataatagccgaatattcaattatgggcagtgttAATGCTCGTACTTAatcatatttttgataaaaatacttAATATCGCTGTATAAGTCCGACGCTGAGTGTCAAGAAGTGGTAAGCAAAAGTGGTAAAAATGTTGGACCTAATAAGCGAACTagcattttgtcaaaaaaaaaagtgaggaGCGATATGATTATAGCTTTACTTCTAATTTGAGAGGAAAAAGTGAATTATTcttgcccaccaaaatgaagataatggCAGCACGTATCATTTCGTTGAATCaagtttggtagacccaaaTTATGTACTAGGcacaaaatagggacaaatacatTATCTTGGCACTGAAGTGACAAAacccaagtttcaaaaatagcaaaattgttcagaaaattgtAACCTACAAGATGGTATTGGTTGTGGTGCCAATATTTTTAGATGGATTTTGagagaaattcgtgaaattttcaggcaaaaaatttcatttttcccaCTACAACATGCtgccaataaaaaaatgatgaattcctGGATCAGTATGAATACATAACATTATTGGTAGGACTCCTAACTATGATTTAAAGGGAAATACAGGCCAACTTGAACGCATTTTTCTAGgtctttaaaaacaaaacatgttttttttgaatgaaaacagaaaatcgaaatcacgagttcaaaacgatttttggaattttgttgtTATATGAAATTACTGTTCCTGAGGCAAAAAACCTATCGAAATCCTGTTGAGCCCGAAGGTTTCCGCCACAGCGCCTTTTTTTTGGGTCACActagttgacaccctgtagatgTGCCACCCTGTCTTCTAACTATGTCAAAATATCTTGAAATAGGTTGCTTAACATATATTCCTAAGTTTgggaaaactgtaatttttacCACTCGAATGCGGTGCTCCATTGAAAGGGGTGTGTCCTCAAAACTCATCTTTTTAATGTCACCCTAGTGGGGAATCACCCTCCTTGAGGACGGAGGATGAATGCACTTGTGAATCATGAATGGACCTATCACTCACCGTGTGTTATCATTTGCAGGTATTCCCTACACTCACATCGCCAGCCCGATGCCGGCGTTCTACCGCACCAAGAAGCTGGTCCCGCGGGGTGTCGCTAACCGGCGGGCCGCCCTGGCCTGGAtccgcaacaacaacaaaaagtccGGCGTGCTCTACTTTGGCGACGACGATAATACCTTCGATCTGAAGCTGTTCAGCGAGATACGAACCACCAAGAAGGTTTCGATGTTCCCCGTTGGGCTGATTGGCGATTACGCCGTCAGCACGCCGGTCGTCAAGAATGTGAGTCTGCGCAAGCGCGATTACGAGTTGTATCCAACGGCTTATCTCTCTCGGTCTCTCTAAATTGCAGGGCAAAGTCGAGGGTTTCTTCGACTCGTGGCCGGCGAAGCGCAAGTGGCCCGTCGACATGGCCGGATTCGCCGTCAGCCTGGAGTACATGGCGGCCAGCCCGAACGTGACGATGCCGTTCAAGGCCGGCTACGAGGAGGACGAGTTCCTGAAGAGTATCGGCCTGCGGATGCAGGACATCGAACCGAAGGCCAGCAACTGCACCGAGGTGCTCGTGTGGCACACGCAAACCAAAAACAACAAACCGCCCAAGGTGCGCATCAGCGCCGGGACACTGCAGAACGATAAGGTCAACCTGGGGGTTCTCCTGAAGCAGCTTGGCGCGATGGGCGTGAGTCATATCAGCCAGTCGGAAGGTAAGCGTGCAAGCGTTAAAATCGTCACACGGGTGATAAGTGGTGGCTTGCTTGGCTTTTTGGGTGGGTTGCGTAGCGTCTGGGGGGAACGAAGAATTGAATGGAAGTCTTGATCGCTGAATTGACGCAGGCGTAATCTAGGGATTTTGGAAGTCGTGAGATGGCGATTGTCGCTTATGACGACTGATGTAACACTTCAGCTTGGCTGGTTTTTGATTCATCCGATTGATTTACTTTGTTTTGTACTGAAGCTAACGTGTTCCAAAGTAGACAATTAATTTGACATCACTTAACCTTCGCTATTTATGCGCGTATTGGTTGTTAATTGTGGTTATCGTTTGGAGTCATACTCgagctcgacaataaaaaaaaaatccgaagtgGAATTtgtccaaggcctt
Protein-coding sequences here:
- the LOC6041483 gene encoding galactosylgalactosylxylosylprotein 3-beta-glucuronosyltransferase S, producing the protein MLVKMVHSFCRNVTRARSFAMGVVILFVVGVFFFNNSYMMADDASQDFAMIPVNDTMAVCFESFDDTRKLLYGEVTAEPAAPIIYFVTPTYPRREQIAEITRLGQTLMHVPYLHWIVADDTDGCNRVLNSLLKRFGIPYTHIASPMPAFYRTKKLVPRGVANRRAALAWIRNNNKKSGVLYFGDDDNTFDLKLFSEIRTTKKVSMFPVGLIGDYAVSTPVVKNGKVEGFFDSWPAKRKWPVDMAGFAVSLEYMAASPNVTMPFKAGYEEDEFLKSIGLRMQDIEPKASNCTEVLVWHTQTKNNKPPKVRISAGTLQNDKVNLGVLLKQLGAMGVSHISQSEGTVAQITKDGKSKSLLSWFS